The proteins below come from a single Malus domestica chromosome 03, GDT2T_hap1 genomic window:
- the LOC103419030 gene encoding putative esterase C31F10.02 isoform X6: MRRRRAELLRALRSSRHRSRPSRIRTRRLIFQGPSRLGFAANNMENAKKSVELTQDESEAFSRLVLPEPQPGVCIYNHFATRGIRVDRVEPGLVVCTLKVPPRLTDRAGNLANGAIANLVDQVGAVVHVRGLPVNVSVDISISFMSKAKLGVSKLSTHDELEITSRVLGQLGRYCGTSILVRNKATGEVIAEGRHSLFAIHTSKL; this comes from the exons ATGCGCCGGCGCCGGGCCGAGCTTCTACGAGCCTTACGCTCTTCGCGGCATCGGAGTCGACCGAGTCGAATCCGGACTCGTCGTCTGATTTTTCAAGGTCCCTCTCGCCTCGGT TTTGCAGCCAACAACATGGAGAATGCGAAGAAGTCTGTGGAGTTGACGCAGGACGAGTCAGAAGCCTTCTCGCGACTCGTCCTTCCGGAACCCCAACCAGGGGTATGTATATACAATCATTTCGCCACCAGAGGCATCCGAGTCGACCGAGTCGAACCCGGACTCGTTGTCTGTACTCTCAAGGTCCCTCCCCGCCTCACT GATAGAGCTGGAAATTTGGCTAATGGTGCAATTGCAAACCTTGTTGATCAAGTTGGTGCTGTTGTTCATGTTAGGGGTCTCCCGGTGAACGTTTCAGTGGACATTTCCATCTCGTTCATGTCAAAGGCGAAGCTTGGTGTAAGCAAACTTTCCACTCAT GATGAGTTAGAGATCACGTCAAGGGTGTTAGGACAACTAGGTCGTTATTGTGGAACATCGATACTTGTGAGAAACAAAGCAACCGGTGAGGTAATTGCTGAAGGTCGGCATTCGTTGTTTGCTATACATACTAGCAAACTCTGA
- the LOC103407665 gene encoding uncharacterized protein isoform X1, which produces MSNGQVALSWFPIQWNEGYRFGEREVKMEKAKKRLKLNSDESETVSRVAIPALQIGKSSFYDAFSLRGIRVERVEPGVVICSFKVPPRLIDRDGTLANGAIANLVDIVGGSLAFIPDLPMNVSVDISVSYVSTAKVHDELEITSRVLGRAGGYCGTIVTFRNKST; this is translated from the exons ATGTCAAACGGTCAAGTCGCACTGAGTTGGTTTCCGATCCAATGGAATGAAGGTTATAGATTTGGGGAGAGGGAAGTCAAGATGGAGAAGGCGAAGAAGCGTCTGAAGCTGAACTCGGACGAGTCAGAGACCGTGTCGCGAGTCGCCATCCCAGCTCTCCAAATTGGAAAGTCCAGCTTCTACGATGCCTTCTCTCTGAGAGGTATCCGAGTCGAGCGAGTCGAACCCGGTGTCGTCATCTGTTCTTTCAAGGTCCCTCCCCGCCTTATC GATAGAGATGGAACTTTGGCAAATGGTGCAATTGCAAACCTCGTTGATATAGTTGGTGGTTCCTTAGCTTTTATTCCGGACCTCCCTATGAATGTTTCTGTCGACATATCCGTCTCTTATGTCTCAACTGCCAAGGTTCAT GACGAGCTAGAGATAACTTCGAGGGTTTTAGGACGAGCAGGAGGATACTGTGGAACAATAGTAACATTCAGAAATAAATCAACGTGA
- the LOC103427125 gene encoding uncharacterized protein isoform X1, whose protein sequence is MENAKKSVELTEDELEAFSRLVLPEPQTGECIYNHFAITGIRVDRVEPGFVACTLKVPPRLTDRAGNLANGAIANLVDLVGASVHFRGLPMNVSVDISISYLSKAKLGQLIVLGLQLQDELEITSKSLGQRGRYSGVSILMRNKATGEMIAEGRHSLFRSAASKL, encoded by the exons ATGGAGAATGCGAAGAAGTCTGTGGAGTTGACGGAGGACGAGTTAGAGGCCTTCTCGCGACTCGTCCTTCCGGAACCCCAAACAGGGGAATGCATATACAATCATTTCGCCATCACAGGCATCCGAGTCGACCGAGTTGAACCCGGATTCGTCGCCTGTACTCTCAAGGTCCCTCCCCGCCTCACT GATAGAGCTGGAAATTTGGCTAATGGTGCAATTGCAAACCTTGTTGATCTAGTTGGTGCTTCTGTTCATTTTAGGGGTCTCCCCATGAACGTTTCGGTGGACATTTCCATCTCGTATCTGTCAAAGGCGAAGCTTGGT CAGCTGATTGTTCTTGGTCTCCAATTGCAGGATGAGTTGGAGATCACCTCAAAAAGTTTAGGACAACGAGGTCGTTATTCTGGAGTATCGATACTTATGAGAAACAAAGCAACTGGGGAGATGATTGCTGAAGGTCGACATTCATTGTTTCGTTCTGCTGCTAGCAAACTCTGA
- the LOC103407665 gene encoding uncharacterized protein isoform X2 — protein sequence MSNGQVALSWFPIQWNEGYRFGEREVKMEKAKKRLKLNSDESETVSRVAIPALQIGKSSFYDAFSLRGIRVERVEPGVVICSFKDRDGTLANGAIANLVDIVGGSLAFIPDLPMNVSVDISVSYVSTAKVHDELEITSRVLGRAGGYCGTIVTFRNKST from the exons ATGTCAAACGGTCAAGTCGCACTGAGTTGGTTTCCGATCCAATGGAATGAAGGTTATAGATTTGGGGAGAGGGAAGTCAAGATGGAGAAGGCGAAGAAGCGTCTGAAGCTGAACTCGGACGAGTCAGAGACCGTGTCGCGAGTCGCCATCCCAGCTCTCCAAATTGGAAAGTCCAGCTTCTACGATGCCTTCTCTCTGAGAGGTATCCGAGTCGAGCGAGTCGAACCCGGTGTCGTCATCTGTTCTTTCAAG GATAGAGATGGAACTTTGGCAAATGGTGCAATTGCAAACCTCGTTGATATAGTTGGTGGTTCCTTAGCTTTTATTCCGGACCTCCCTATGAATGTTTCTGTCGACATATCCGTCTCTTATGTCTCAACTGCCAAGGTTCAT GACGAGCTAGAGATAACTTCGAGGGTTTTAGGACGAGCAGGAGGATACTGTGGAACAATAGTAACATTCAGAAATAAATCAACGTGA
- the LOC103419030 gene encoding uncharacterized protein isoform X3, translating into MNISPFEPGPLNFCKDGSESRWCKSQHGEGVTHDESDAPAPGRASTSLTLFAASESTESNPDSSSDFSRSLSPRSNNMENAKKSVELTQDESEAFSRLVLPEPQPGVCIYNHFATRGIRVDRVEPGLVVCTLKVPPRLTDRAGNLANGAIANLVDQVGAVVHVRGLPVNVSVDISISFMSKAKLGVSKLSTHDELEITSRVLGQLGRYCGTSILVRNKATGEVE; encoded by the exons ATGAATATAAGCCCATTCGAACCCGGCCCGCTCAACTTCTGCAAAGATGGATCTGAGTCAAGGTGGTGCAAAAGTCAGCATGGAGAAGGCGTGACCCACGACGAGTCAGATGCGCCGGCGCCGGGCCGAGCTTCTACGAGCCTTACGCTCTTCGCGGCATCGGAGTCGACCGAGTCGAATCCGGACTCGTCGTCTGATTTTTCAAGGTCCCTCTCGCCTCGGT CCAACAACATGGAGAATGCGAAGAAGTCTGTGGAGTTGACGCAGGACGAGTCAGAAGCCTTCTCGCGACTCGTCCTTCCGGAACCCCAACCAGGGGTATGTATATACAATCATTTCGCCACCAGAGGCATCCGAGTCGACCGAGTCGAACCCGGACTCGTTGTCTGTACTCTCAAGGTCCCTCCCCGCCTCACT GATAGAGCTGGAAATTTGGCTAATGGTGCAATTGCAAACCTTGTTGATCAAGTTGGTGCTGTTGTTCATGTTAGGGGTCTCCCGGTGAACGTTTCAGTGGACATTTCCATCTCGTTCATGTCAAAGGCGAAGCTTGGTGTAAGCAAACTTTCCACTCAT GATGAGTTAGAGATCACGTCAAGGGTGTTAGGACAACTAGGTCGTTATTGTGGAACATCGATACTTGTGAGAAACAAAGCAACCGGTGAG GTGGAATGA
- the LOC103419030 gene encoding uncharacterized protein isoform X7, whose translation MNISPFEPGPLNFCKDGSESRWCKSQHGEGVTHDESDAPAPGRASTSLTLFAASESTESNPDSSSDFSRSLSPRSNNMENAKKSVELTQDESEAFSRLVLPEPQPGDRAGNLANGAIANLVDQVGAVVHVRGLPVNVSVDISISFMSKAKLGDELEITSRVLGQLGRYCGTSILVRNKATGEVIAEGRHSLFAIHTSKL comes from the exons ATGAATATAAGCCCATTCGAACCCGGCCCGCTCAACTTCTGCAAAGATGGATCTGAGTCAAGGTGGTGCAAAAGTCAGCATGGAGAAGGCGTGACCCACGACGAGTCAGATGCGCCGGCGCCGGGCCGAGCTTCTACGAGCCTTACGCTCTTCGCGGCATCGGAGTCGACCGAGTCGAATCCGGACTCGTCGTCTGATTTTTCAAGGTCCCTCTCGCCTCGGT CCAACAACATGGAGAATGCGAAGAAGTCTGTGGAGTTGACGCAGGACGAGTCAGAAGCCTTCTCGCGACTCGTCCTTCCGGAACCCCAACCAGGG GATAGAGCTGGAAATTTGGCTAATGGTGCAATTGCAAACCTTGTTGATCAAGTTGGTGCTGTTGTTCATGTTAGGGGTCTCCCGGTGAACGTTTCAGTGGACATTTCCATCTCGTTCATGTCAAAGGCGAAGCTTGGT GATGAGTTAGAGATCACGTCAAGGGTGTTAGGACAACTAGGTCGTTATTGTGGAACATCGATACTTGTGAGAAACAAAGCAACCGGTGAGGTAATTGCTGAAGGTCGGCATTCGTTGTTTGCTATACATACTAGCAAACTCTGA
- the LOC103419030 gene encoding uncharacterized protein isoform X9: MNISPFEPGPLNFCKDGSESRWCKSQHGEGVTHDESDAPAPGRASTSLTLFAASESTESNPDSSSDFSRSLSPRSNNMENAKKSVELTQDESEAFSRLVLPEPQPGVCIYNHFATRGIRVDRVEPGLVVCTLKVPPRLTDRAGNLANGAIANLVDQVGAVVHVRGLPVNVSVDISISFMSKAKLGGPMASDCS; encoded by the exons ATGAATATAAGCCCATTCGAACCCGGCCCGCTCAACTTCTGCAAAGATGGATCTGAGTCAAGGTGGTGCAAAAGTCAGCATGGAGAAGGCGTGACCCACGACGAGTCAGATGCGCCGGCGCCGGGCCGAGCTTCTACGAGCCTTACGCTCTTCGCGGCATCGGAGTCGACCGAGTCGAATCCGGACTCGTCGTCTGATTTTTCAAGGTCCCTCTCGCCTCGGT CCAACAACATGGAGAATGCGAAGAAGTCTGTGGAGTTGACGCAGGACGAGTCAGAAGCCTTCTCGCGACTCGTCCTTCCGGAACCCCAACCAGGGGTATGTATATACAATCATTTCGCCACCAGAGGCATCCGAGTCGACCGAGTCGAACCCGGACTCGTTGTCTGTACTCTCAAGGTCCCTCCCCGCCTCACT GATAGAGCTGGAAATTTGGCTAATGGTGCAATTGCAAACCTTGTTGATCAAGTTGGTGCTGTTGTTCATGTTAGGGGTCTCCCGGTGAACGTTTCAGTGGACATTTCCATCTCGTTCATGTCAAAGGCGAAGCTTGGT GGACCTATGGCATCTGATTGCTCTTGA
- the LOC103419030 gene encoding uncharacterized protein isoform X4 — MNISPFEPGPLNFCKDGSESRWCKSQHGEGVTHDESDAPAPGRASTSLTLFAASESTESNPDSSSDFSRSLSPRSNNMENAKKSVELTQDESEAFSRLVLPEPQPGVCIYNHFATRGIRVDRVEPGLVVCTLKVPPRLTDRAGNLANGAIANLVDQVGAVVHVRGLPVNVSVDISISFMSKAKLGDELEITSRVLGQLGRYCGTSILVRNKATGEVE; from the exons ATGAATATAAGCCCATTCGAACCCGGCCCGCTCAACTTCTGCAAAGATGGATCTGAGTCAAGGTGGTGCAAAAGTCAGCATGGAGAAGGCGTGACCCACGACGAGTCAGATGCGCCGGCGCCGGGCCGAGCTTCTACGAGCCTTACGCTCTTCGCGGCATCGGAGTCGACCGAGTCGAATCCGGACTCGTCGTCTGATTTTTCAAGGTCCCTCTCGCCTCGGT CCAACAACATGGAGAATGCGAAGAAGTCTGTGGAGTTGACGCAGGACGAGTCAGAAGCCTTCTCGCGACTCGTCCTTCCGGAACCCCAACCAGGGGTATGTATATACAATCATTTCGCCACCAGAGGCATCCGAGTCGACCGAGTCGAACCCGGACTCGTTGTCTGTACTCTCAAGGTCCCTCCCCGCCTCACT GATAGAGCTGGAAATTTGGCTAATGGTGCAATTGCAAACCTTGTTGATCAAGTTGGTGCTGTTGTTCATGTTAGGGGTCTCCCGGTGAACGTTTCAGTGGACATTTCCATCTCGTTCATGTCAAAGGCGAAGCTTGGT GATGAGTTAGAGATCACGTCAAGGGTGTTAGGACAACTAGGTCGTTATTGTGGAACATCGATACTTGTGAGAAACAAAGCAACCGGTGAG GTGGAATGA
- the LOC103427125 gene encoding uncharacterized protein isoform X2, translating into MENAKKSVELTEDELEAFSRLVLPEPQTGECIYNHFAITGIRVDRVEPGFVACTLKVPPRLTDRAGNLANGAIANLVDLVGASVHFRGLPMNVSVDISISYLSKAKLGDELEITSKSLGQRGRYSGVSILMRNKATGEMIAEGRHSLFRSAASKL; encoded by the exons ATGGAGAATGCGAAGAAGTCTGTGGAGTTGACGGAGGACGAGTTAGAGGCCTTCTCGCGACTCGTCCTTCCGGAACCCCAAACAGGGGAATGCATATACAATCATTTCGCCATCACAGGCATCCGAGTCGACCGAGTTGAACCCGGATTCGTCGCCTGTACTCTCAAGGTCCCTCCCCGCCTCACT GATAGAGCTGGAAATTTGGCTAATGGTGCAATTGCAAACCTTGTTGATCTAGTTGGTGCTTCTGTTCATTTTAGGGGTCTCCCCATGAACGTTTCGGTGGACATTTCCATCTCGTATCTGTCAAAGGCGAAGCTTGGT GATGAGTTGGAGATCACCTCAAAAAGTTTAGGACAACGAGGTCGTTATTCTGGAGTATCGATACTTATGAGAAACAAAGCAACTGGGGAGATGATTGCTGAAGGTCGACATTCATTGTTTCGTTCTGCTGCTAGCAAACTCTGA
- the LOC103419030 gene encoding uncharacterized protein isoform X5: protein MNISPFEPGPLNFCKDGSESRWCKSQHGEGVTHDESDAPAPGRASTSLTLFAASESTESNPDSSSDFSRSLSPRSNNMENAKKSVELTQDESEAFSRLVLPEPQPGDRAGNLANGAIANLVDQVGAVVHVRGLPVNVSVDISISFMSKAKLGVSKLSTHDELEITSRVLGQLGRYCGTSILVRNKATGEVIAEGRHSLFAIHTSKL from the exons ATGAATATAAGCCCATTCGAACCCGGCCCGCTCAACTTCTGCAAAGATGGATCTGAGTCAAGGTGGTGCAAAAGTCAGCATGGAGAAGGCGTGACCCACGACGAGTCAGATGCGCCGGCGCCGGGCCGAGCTTCTACGAGCCTTACGCTCTTCGCGGCATCGGAGTCGACCGAGTCGAATCCGGACTCGTCGTCTGATTTTTCAAGGTCCCTCTCGCCTCGGT CCAACAACATGGAGAATGCGAAGAAGTCTGTGGAGTTGACGCAGGACGAGTCAGAAGCCTTCTCGCGACTCGTCCTTCCGGAACCCCAACCAGGG GATAGAGCTGGAAATTTGGCTAATGGTGCAATTGCAAACCTTGTTGATCAAGTTGGTGCTGTTGTTCATGTTAGGGGTCTCCCGGTGAACGTTTCAGTGGACATTTCCATCTCGTTCATGTCAAAGGCGAAGCTTGGTGTAAGCAAACTTTCCACTCAT GATGAGTTAGAGATCACGTCAAGGGTGTTAGGACAACTAGGTCGTTATTGTGGAACATCGATACTTGTGAGAAACAAAGCAACCGGTGAGGTAATTGCTGAAGGTCGGCATTCGTTGTTTGCTATACATACTAGCAAACTCTGA
- the LOC103419030 gene encoding uncharacterized protein isoform X1 → MNISPFEPGPLNFCKDGSESRWCKSQHGEGVTHDESDAPAPGRASTSLTLFAASESTESNPDSSSDFSRSLSPRSNNMENAKKSVELTQDESEAFSRLVLPEPQPGVCIYNHFATRGIRVDRVEPGLVVCTLKVPPRLTDRAGNLANGAIANLVDQVGAVVHVRGLPVNVSVDISISFMSKAKLGVSKLSTHDELEITSRVLGQLGRYCGTSILVRNKATGEVIAEGRHSLFAIHTSKL, encoded by the exons ATGAATATAAGCCCATTCGAACCCGGCCCGCTCAACTTCTGCAAAGATGGATCTGAGTCAAGGTGGTGCAAAAGTCAGCATGGAGAAGGCGTGACCCACGACGAGTCAGATGCGCCGGCGCCGGGCCGAGCTTCTACGAGCCTTACGCTCTTCGCGGCATCGGAGTCGACCGAGTCGAATCCGGACTCGTCGTCTGATTTTTCAAGGTCCCTCTCGCCTCGGT CCAACAACATGGAGAATGCGAAGAAGTCTGTGGAGTTGACGCAGGACGAGTCAGAAGCCTTCTCGCGACTCGTCCTTCCGGAACCCCAACCAGGGGTATGTATATACAATCATTTCGCCACCAGAGGCATCCGAGTCGACCGAGTCGAACCCGGACTCGTTGTCTGTACTCTCAAGGTCCCTCCCCGCCTCACT GATAGAGCTGGAAATTTGGCTAATGGTGCAATTGCAAACCTTGTTGATCAAGTTGGTGCTGTTGTTCATGTTAGGGGTCTCCCGGTGAACGTTTCAGTGGACATTTCCATCTCGTTCATGTCAAAGGCGAAGCTTGGTGTAAGCAAACTTTCCACTCAT GATGAGTTAGAGATCACGTCAAGGGTGTTAGGACAACTAGGTCGTTATTGTGGAACATCGATACTTGTGAGAAACAAAGCAACCGGTGAGGTAATTGCTGAAGGTCGGCATTCGTTGTTTGCTATACATACTAGCAAACTCTGA
- the LOC103419030 gene encoding uncharacterized protein isoform X8 — MRRRRAELLRALRSSRHRSRPSRIRTRRLIFQGPSRLGFAANNMENAKKSVELTQDESEAFSRLVLPEPQPGVCIYNHFATRGIRVDRVEPGLVVCTLKVPPRLTDRAGNLANGAIANLVDQVGAVVHVRGLPVNVSVDISISFMSKAKLGDELEITSRVLGQLGRYCGTSILVRNKATGEVIAEGRHSLFAIHTSKL, encoded by the exons ATGCGCCGGCGCCGGGCCGAGCTTCTACGAGCCTTACGCTCTTCGCGGCATCGGAGTCGACCGAGTCGAATCCGGACTCGTCGTCTGATTTTTCAAGGTCCCTCTCGCCTCGGT TTTGCAGCCAACAACATGGAGAATGCGAAGAAGTCTGTGGAGTTGACGCAGGACGAGTCAGAAGCCTTCTCGCGACTCGTCCTTCCGGAACCCCAACCAGGGGTATGTATATACAATCATTTCGCCACCAGAGGCATCCGAGTCGACCGAGTCGAACCCGGACTCGTTGTCTGTACTCTCAAGGTCCCTCCCCGCCTCACT GATAGAGCTGGAAATTTGGCTAATGGTGCAATTGCAAACCTTGTTGATCAAGTTGGTGCTGTTGTTCATGTTAGGGGTCTCCCGGTGAACGTTTCAGTGGACATTTCCATCTCGTTCATGTCAAAGGCGAAGCTTGGT GATGAGTTAGAGATCACGTCAAGGGTGTTAGGACAACTAGGTCGTTATTGTGGAACATCGATACTTGTGAGAAACAAAGCAACCGGTGAGGTAATTGCTGAAGGTCGGCATTCGTTGTTTGCTATACATACTAGCAAACTCTGA
- the LOC103427128 gene encoding calmodulin-binding receptor-like cytoplasmic kinase 2 translates to MKRTPSPHNLQANQGKQISSFRYEDGNKNKAKPKSLPVLRHIKFAVKKVAGVFTVLFGQRKAASNAAALIETRRNDSRIRGISSSTDRSSGSDTRSKSSSKFKFSQSTSSASGLIETTNFSYEEILKATEKFSPANQIGEGRFGTVYKGRLADGSHVAVKRARKAASDKLLETEFKNEILTLSTIEHLNLVRLYGYLEHGDERIIVVEYVANGTLREHLDGTNGNELETGERLDIAIDVAHAITYLHMYKDPPIIHRDIKSLNILITEKLRAKVADFGFARSSADPNATHISTQVKGTAGYLDPEYLKTYQLTVKSDVYSFGVLLVELMTGRRPIEPKKPTNERITTRWAIQMLKRGDAIFVMDPRLRRNPASTMVLEKVLLLAQECLAPLRNSRPSMKKCAEVLWGIRKDFQEKSLLSSSSDVHFSANYPVRDAKRTRRTSFGIQDDDCQRFIISA, encoded by the exons ATGAAGAGAACACCAAGTCCTCATAATCTGCAGGCAAATCAGGGAAAGCAAATCTCCAGTTTCCGGTATGAAGATGGTAACAAGAACAAAGCTAAACCCAAAAGTCTTCCTGTCCTGAGGCATATCAAGTTTGCTGTGAAGAAAGTTGCCGGGGTTTTCACAGTTCTTTTCGGACAGCGAAAGGCCGCCTCAAACGCTGCTGCTTTGATTGAAACAAGAAGAAATGATTCTCGAATCCGAGGGATTTCGT CTTCAACTGATCGTTCGTCAGGGAGTGACACAAGGAGTAAGAGCTCGTCGAAGTTTAAGTTCTCTCAGTCCACTAGTTCTGCCAGTGGATTAATTGAGACGACGAATTTCTCTTACGAAGAGATTCTCAAAGCAACGGAAAAATTCTCTCCAGCAAATCAGATTGGTGAGGGCAGATTTGGAACCGTGTACAAGGGAAGGCTTGCAGATGGATCTCATGTTGCTGTAAAGCGTGCTCGGAAG GCTGCGTCTGACAAGCTCTTAGAAACGGAGTTCAAGAATGAAATACTTACCTTGTCAACGATCGAGCATCTGAATTTGGTAAGGTTATATGGATATCTGGAGCACGGAGATGAGCGGATTATTGTGGTTGAATACGTTGCAAATGGAACGCTTCGCGAGCATTTGGATG GTACAAATGGAAATGAACTTGAAACCGGAGAACGTTTGGACATTGCTATTGATGTGGCTCATGCAATCACCTATCTTCACATGTATAAAG ATCCTCCGATAATCCACAGAGACATAAAATCTTTAAACATCCTCATCACAGAGAAACTTCGGGCTAAAGTGGCGGACTTTGGGTTTGCACGATCGTCTGCAGACCCAAATGCAACTCACATTTCAACTCAAGTCAAAGGAACGGCAGGATACTTGGACCCCGAGTACCTCAAGACTTATCAACTCACCGTAAAGAGTGATGTTTACTCCTTTGGTGTCTTGCTTGTAGAACTTATGACAGGAAGACGACCCATCGAACCAAAGAAGCCAACCAATGAAAGAATTACAACAAGATGG GCAATCCAAATGTTGAAACGAGGAGACGCGATATTTGTCATGGATCCAAGGCTACGGAGAAACCCGGCATCAACGATGGTTTTGGAGAAAGTCCTTCTGCTAGCTCAGGAATGCCTTGCACCTCTAAGAAATTCAAGACCCTCCATGAAAAAATGTGCTGAAGTGTTATGGGGAATTCGAAAGGACTTTCAAGAAAAATCCCTCCTTTCTTCCTCCTCTGATGTTCATTTTTCTGCGAATTATCCCGTCAGAGATGCAAAGAGGACTCGGCGGACATCGTTTGGGATTCAAGATGATGATTGTCAGAGATTTATTATCTCTGCCTAA
- the LOC103419030 gene encoding uncharacterized protein isoform X2 — protein MNISPFEPGPLNFCKDGSESRWCKSQHGEGVTHDESDAPAPGRASTSLTLFAASESTESNPDSSSDFSRSLSPRSNNMENAKKSVELTQDESEAFSRLVLPEPQPGVCIYNHFATRGIRVDRVEPGLVVCTLKVPPRLTDRAGNLANGAIANLVDQVGAVVHVRGLPVNVSVDISISFMSKAKLGDELEITSRVLGQLGRYCGTSILVRNKATGEVIAEGRHSLFAIHTSKL, from the exons ATGAATATAAGCCCATTCGAACCCGGCCCGCTCAACTTCTGCAAAGATGGATCTGAGTCAAGGTGGTGCAAAAGTCAGCATGGAGAAGGCGTGACCCACGACGAGTCAGATGCGCCGGCGCCGGGCCGAGCTTCTACGAGCCTTACGCTCTTCGCGGCATCGGAGTCGACCGAGTCGAATCCGGACTCGTCGTCTGATTTTTCAAGGTCCCTCTCGCCTCGGT CCAACAACATGGAGAATGCGAAGAAGTCTGTGGAGTTGACGCAGGACGAGTCAGAAGCCTTCTCGCGACTCGTCCTTCCGGAACCCCAACCAGGGGTATGTATATACAATCATTTCGCCACCAGAGGCATCCGAGTCGACCGAGTCGAACCCGGACTCGTTGTCTGTACTCTCAAGGTCCCTCCCCGCCTCACT GATAGAGCTGGAAATTTGGCTAATGGTGCAATTGCAAACCTTGTTGATCAAGTTGGTGCTGTTGTTCATGTTAGGGGTCTCCCGGTGAACGTTTCAGTGGACATTTCCATCTCGTTCATGTCAAAGGCGAAGCTTGGT GATGAGTTAGAGATCACGTCAAGGGTGTTAGGACAACTAGGTCGTTATTGTGGAACATCGATACTTGTGAGAAACAAAGCAACCGGTGAGGTAATTGCTGAAGGTCGGCATTCGTTGTTTGCTATACATACTAGCAAACTCTGA